A genomic region of Catalinimonas niigatensis contains the following coding sequences:
- a CDS encoding DUF3526 domain-containing protein, translated as MYTLLIKQFIRSKTVVLSTLLILALGIISILIGDQFLAKQEKAIAEVTEHQQEHIERNVNWHNDEIGLLLYYIRFALINTPEKLAALSIGQRDVNSSIQSVTIRNLEGQKYDTDLNNPANLQSGNLDLGFVIIYLFPLLIIAFTFDLLSEEKEKDTWRLVAIQSPSVRSFLLSKLSIRMILLYSALLVLFVFAILKLSLPINEALLAFIVLSMLYLAFWFALCFWVISLQRPSSFNVLSLLSLWVVLAILMPASVNNFVANQYPVPEALSTMVKQRDGYHEKWDVDKKVTLDKFFAHYPEYKTYSWTAEGFDWLWYYAMQQMGDDESRGQSEAMREKIMQREQASRTVALFVPTMHAQLLFNDIARSSLGNNMEFLDQTHEFHEKMRLYFYPRIFKNASVEAENWAEFRPEYFSERTDTSWAAMVLPLLLIAAILSTISTFNLRKLKAI; from the coding sequence ATGTATACACTTCTCATCAAACAATTCATCCGTTCCAAAACCGTAGTGCTGTCAACGCTGCTGATCCTGGCTTTAGGCATCATCAGCATCCTGATTGGAGATCAGTTTTTGGCCAAACAGGAAAAGGCCATCGCGGAAGTCACCGAACACCAGCAGGAACACATAGAGCGAAACGTCAACTGGCACAACGATGAAATAGGTTTACTGCTCTACTACATACGTTTTGCATTGATCAACACGCCAGAAAAGTTAGCGGCTTTGTCCATCGGACAGCGGGATGTGAACTCCAGCATACAAAGCGTCACCATCCGCAATCTGGAAGGTCAGAAATATGATACCGACCTGAACAATCCGGCTAACCTGCAATCGGGTAACCTGGATTTAGGTTTTGTCATCATTTACCTTTTTCCCTTGCTCATCATTGCCTTTACCTTTGATTTGCTCTCTGAAGAAAAGGAAAAGGACACCTGGCGTCTGGTGGCTATCCAGTCCCCCTCAGTCCGAAGCTTTTTATTGTCCAAACTTTCTATCCGGATGATACTACTGTATTCGGCTTTGTTGGTGCTTTTCGTCTTTGCGATCCTCAAGTTATCCTTACCCATCAACGAAGCCCTGCTGGCATTTATCGTGCTTAGCATGTTGTATCTGGCTTTCTGGTTTGCCTTATGTTTTTGGGTGATTTCCCTGCAACGTCCTTCCAGCTTCAATGTACTCAGCCTGCTTTCGCTTTGGGTTGTGCTCGCCATTCTCATGCCTGCTTCGGTCAACAACTTTGTGGCGAATCAATACCCGGTGCCTGAAGCATTGAGTACGATGGTCAAGCAAAGGGACGGCTATCACGAGAAGTGGGATGTGGATAAAAAAGTGACCTTAGATAAGTTTTTTGCACATTACCCCGAGTACAAAACCTATAGTTGGACGGCTGAAGGATTTGACTGGCTGTGGTACTATGCCATGCAGCAGATGGGAGATGATGAGTCGCGTGGGCAAAGTGAGGCCATGCGTGAAAAGATTATGCAGCGTGAACAGGCAAGCCGTACTGTGGCCCTGTTTGTCCCTACCATGCATGCTCAGTTGCTTTTTAACGACATCGCCCGAAGCAGTCTGGGTAATAATATGGAATTTCTGGATCAGACCCATGAGTTTCACGAAAAAATGCGACTGTATTTCTATCCCAGAATATTTAAGAATGCATCGGTGGAAGCAGAAAACTGGGCGGAATTCAGGCCAGAGTATTTTTCCGAAAGGACTGACACGAGTTGGGCTGCTATGGTATTGCCGCTTCTGCTGATAGCCGCTATTCTGTCAACTATTTCCACATTTAACTTAAGAAAGCTCAAGGCGATTTGA
- a CDS encoding succinylglutamate desuccinylase/aspartoacylase family protein, with protein MSTKFYALFIMGCFLPFILVAQSHFVFQEQNVAPGTHQQFKIKVSDGVDSTFIPVSVFHGSKPGPVLGITAGVHGYEYAPILAAQQIARQIDPATLSDTVILVHLANVPSFLGRSPYVNPLDEKNLNRVFPGKADGSLTEQMAYQITQEVIARSDYFLDMHSGDAPEDLRPYVGYYSSERFPKASQKGEAMARALGFDHIVVFDVAAERIDEPSLYCSQEAFHRQIPSADIECGSLGAVQTQDVQPIVDGVINLLRHLEMMAGEAASLNSPIFIRERPSVISPQDGIFYPLKTSGEYVSEGMKVGYITDFFGENPVDVFANASGIILYIIGTPPINKGETLLRIGLIASSGTKK; from the coding sequence ATGTCAACAAAGTTTTACGCGTTATTCATCATGGGTTGTTTTTTGCCCTTCATCCTGGTAGCGCAAAGTCATTTTGTCTTTCAGGAGCAAAATGTTGCGCCGGGTACGCACCAACAGTTTAAGATCAAGGTATCAGATGGAGTAGACAGCACCTTCATCCCGGTGAGTGTTTTTCATGGCAGTAAACCGGGGCCGGTGCTGGGTATCACTGCCGGGGTACATGGTTATGAATATGCGCCTATTCTGGCAGCTCAGCAAATCGCCCGACAGATTGACCCTGCCACTTTATCCGATACTGTGATTCTGGTCCATCTGGCCAATGTGCCTTCTTTTTTAGGACGCAGTCCGTATGTCAACCCTTTGGATGAGAAGAACCTAAACCGTGTATTTCCGGGTAAGGCGGATGGCAGCCTCACCGAACAAATGGCTTATCAGATCACCCAGGAGGTCATTGCCCGCTCCGACTATTTTCTGGACATGCATTCCGGCGATGCTCCCGAAGACCTGCGTCCTTATGTGGGATATTATAGTTCTGAGCGTTTTCCTAAGGCCTCCCAAAAAGGAGAAGCCATGGCTCGTGCTTTGGGATTTGACCATATTGTGGTATTCGATGTAGCGGCTGAACGAATAGATGAACCCAGTCTGTACTGCTCTCAGGAAGCATTTCACCGACAGATACCCTCCGCCGATATTGAGTGCGGAAGCTTAGGTGCTGTGCAGACACAGGATGTTCAACCTATCGTGGATGGGGTAATCAACCTGCTTCGTCATCTGGAAATGATGGCGGGAGAAGCTGCATCGCTCAATTCACCAATTTTCATCAGGGAACGGCCTAGTGTAATCAGTCCTCAGGATGGTATCTTTTACCCTTTGAAAACCTCCGGAGAATATGTGTCTGAAGGAATGAAGGTGGGTTATATTACTGATTTCTTCGGAGAAAATCCGGTAGATGTTTTTGCCAATGCTTCCGGAATTATCCTCTACATCATCGGTACGCCGCCTATCAACAAAGGAGAAACCCTGTTGCGGATTGGTTTGATAGCTTCTTCAGGTACGAAAAAGTAA
- a CDS encoding mannonate dehydratase, giving the protein MNNQRRDFIKKSASVAALSMSGIHTTSAALSHSPSKIAKENAALVQDAGMQMCLAYFWGIEPYKVELAKQMRVLGAVGGISPHMVGMKDQPNWEYSVIKAVKKAWEKEGLQLRVIEGPPSLYEKTKLGLEGRDEEIDNFITFMKNISQLGIDTVCYNWMPVVSWARTTMDRPSRGGALVSAFDIEDIKEEPLTEYGAFTHETMWENMEYFLKAVVPEAEKHGIKLALHPDDPPIDMIRGIPRIMTSVEAFKRLIEIVPSDSNGLTFCQGSFASMGGEGEGVDIPAAIEYFGKRGKIHFVHFRDVRGNKSNFEETFHDDGKTDMYRAMQAYYDVGFKGPIRPDHVPTMARDSNEHPGYSTIGTLFAIGYIRGLMEGVSHRSS; this is encoded by the coding sequence ATGAACAACCAGCGGAGAGATTTTATCAAAAAGAGCGCTTCAGTCGCTGCGCTTTCCATGAGCGGTATACACACTACCTCAGCAGCACTATCTCATTCTCCTTCCAAAATAGCCAAAGAAAATGCAGCCCTGGTGCAGGATGCTGGTATGCAGATGTGCCTGGCCTACTTTTGGGGCATAGAACCTTATAAAGTTGAACTCGCCAAGCAAATGAGGGTTTTGGGCGCGGTAGGCGGCATCAGTCCCCACATGGTTGGCATGAAGGATCAACCTAATTGGGAGTACAGCGTCATCAAAGCAGTAAAAAAGGCCTGGGAAAAAGAAGGCCTGCAACTGAGGGTGATAGAGGGACCTCCTTCTCTATACGAAAAAACCAAACTGGGCCTGGAAGGAAGAGATGAGGAAATAGACAACTTCATCACCTTTATGAAAAACATTTCTCAACTGGGCATAGACACGGTCTGCTACAACTGGATGCCGGTGGTCAGTTGGGCACGCACTACAATGGATCGCCCCAGCCGGGGAGGTGCTTTGGTCAGCGCTTTTGACATAGAAGACATCAAGGAAGAGCCGCTGACAGAATATGGTGCGTTTACCCACGAAACTATGTGGGAGAATATGGAATATTTTCTTAAAGCAGTAGTGCCTGAAGCAGAAAAGCATGGCATCAAACTCGCACTGCACCCCGACGATCCTCCCATTGATATGATCAGAGGTATTCCCCGCATCATGACTTCGGTAGAGGCTTTCAAAAGACTGATAGAGATTGTACCCAGCGACAGCAATGGTTTGACCTTCTGCCAGGGAAGCTTTGCCTCTATGGGCGGAGAAGGAGAAGGGGTAGACATTCCCGCTGCCATAGAATACTTTGGCAAAAGAGGAAAGATTCACTTTGTGCACTTTAGGGATGTGAGGGGTAATAAGAGTAATTTTGAAGAAACCTTCCACGATGATGGCAAGACGGATATGTACCGGGCTATGCAGGCGTATTATGATGTAGGCTTTAAAGGGCCCATACGCCCGGATCATGTACCTACCATGGCCAGAGACAGCAATGAACATCCCGGCTACAGCACCATCGGCACTTTATTCGCCATTGGCTACATCAGGGGGTTGATGGAAGGGGTAAGCCACAGAAGCAGCTAA
- a CDS encoding FdhF/YdeP family oxidoreductase: MAKSSKITTEEEHKIKLTHPKKVAAGLPSILSSARHVYGEVGVVEGTKLMSRINQFHGFDCPGCAWPDPDDKRSPVEFCENGAKAVAEEATTDQCDPAFFKAHSVAELSGWTDYELGKSGRLTEPMMLRAGGTHYEAISWQEAFQMIGKQLQQFASPDEAIFYTSGRTSNEAAFLYQLFVRQYGTNNLPDCSNMCHESSGTGLSETVGIGKGSVTLEDFYEAEVIMIMGQNPGTNHPRMLTALQKAKHNGAKIISVNPLPETGLMSFKNPQHPWEMAGNGTALTDIFLQIRLNADVPLLKALMKLLLEKENQYPGTVLDKDFIQNHTSGYEALLTDLQNYDTDELISQTALSRKRIEEAAELLASRQKIIVCWAMGLTQHKNGVDNVREIVNLLLLKGSIGKAGAGTCPVRGHSNVQGDRTMGIWEKLKPEFGRKLKETFNFDPPAKDGYDVMHSIEAMAEGKAKFFMGMGGNFLSATPDTEYTAKGLRQCEMTVQVSTKLNRSHLVHGKTAFILPCLGRTELDEQVSGPQFLSVENSTGVVHQTRGGKDPASPHLLSEPKIVAELAKATLGKDTTVDWDEMVSNYDHIRDAIEKTVDGFDAYNIRVRNSGGFYLPNGARVGKFNTDIGKAKFTINENPDHQLAADEFLMMTIRSHDQYNTTIYGLHDRYRGIAYDRRVVLMNEEDMLLQGLKKEDKVNLFSYYDGVERIAERFLVVPYSIPKQCVATYFPEANTLVPHNRMARKSNQPISKSVVIRIKKIE, translated from the coding sequence ATGGCAAAATCATCTAAAATAACCACTGAAGAAGAGCATAAAATTAAATTAACACATCCCAAGAAAGTGGCCGCCGGTCTACCCTCTATTTTGAGTTCGGCCAGACATGTATACGGTGAAGTAGGAGTAGTGGAAGGAACAAAGTTGATGAGCCGGATCAATCAATTTCATGGTTTTGACTGCCCAGGTTGTGCCTGGCCCGATCCCGATGATAAACGTTCGCCAGTAGAGTTTTGTGAAAATGGTGCCAAAGCAGTAGCCGAAGAAGCTACTACTGATCAATGTGACCCTGCTTTTTTTAAAGCCCATTCCGTAGCCGAACTGTCCGGCTGGACAGATTATGAGCTGGGAAAAAGTGGCAGGCTGACTGAGCCTATGATGCTCAGAGCAGGAGGTACCCACTACGAAGCTATCTCCTGGCAGGAAGCTTTTCAAATGATAGGAAAGCAACTACAGCAGTTTGCTTCTCCTGATGAAGCCATCTTTTATACCTCCGGCCGTACCAGCAATGAAGCCGCTTTTTTGTATCAGCTTTTTGTACGACAGTATGGTACTAATAACCTGCCCGACTGCTCCAACATGTGTCATGAGTCCAGTGGAACGGGTTTATCAGAAACAGTAGGTATCGGGAAAGGCTCAGTGACTTTAGAAGATTTTTATGAAGCAGAAGTAATCATGATCATGGGGCAAAACCCCGGTACCAATCATCCACGTATGCTCACTGCCCTGCAGAAGGCTAAGCATAATGGAGCAAAAATCATCTCTGTTAATCCACTGCCGGAAACCGGATTGATGAGCTTTAAAAATCCTCAGCATCCCTGGGAAATGGCAGGTAATGGTACTGCGCTTACTGATATTTTTTTGCAGATAAGACTCAATGCGGATGTGCCTTTGCTCAAAGCCCTTATGAAACTCCTGCTGGAAAAAGAAAATCAGTATCCCGGAACAGTGCTGGACAAGGATTTTATCCAGAACCATACCAGCGGATACGAAGCGCTACTGACTGATTTGCAAAACTATGACACTGATGAACTGATCAGTCAGACTGCTCTTTCCAGGAAACGTATTGAAGAGGCAGCTGAATTACTAGCTTCCAGACAAAAAATCATTGTCTGTTGGGCGATGGGCCTGACCCAGCACAAAAATGGTGTGGACAATGTAAGGGAGATTGTTAACCTGTTGCTGCTCAAAGGAAGCATCGGTAAAGCGGGAGCAGGCACCTGTCCGGTAAGAGGACATAGTAATGTGCAGGGAGATCGCACCATGGGTATCTGGGAAAAGCTGAAGCCGGAGTTTGGCCGGAAGCTGAAGGAAACTTTTAATTTTGATCCTCCTGCCAAAGATGGCTATGATGTGATGCACTCCATTGAAGCCATGGCTGAGGGTAAGGCCAAATTTTTCATGGGAATGGGAGGTAATTTCCTTTCCGCGACACCAGATACAGAATATACTGCCAAAGGACTACGTCAATGTGAAATGACCGTACAGGTGTCTACCAAGCTCAACCGAAGCCATCTGGTACATGGCAAAACTGCATTCATCCTGCCCTGCCTGGGACGTACCGAACTGGATGAACAGGTCAGCGGTCCTCAGTTTTTGTCGGTTGAAAATTCCACCGGAGTAGTACATCAGACCCGAGGGGGCAAAGATCCGGCGTCTCCGCATTTGCTCAGCGAACCCAAGATCGTAGCAGAGTTGGCTAAGGCCACTTTAGGAAAGGATACTACTGTGGATTGGGATGAAATGGTCTCCAATTATGATCATATCCGTGATGCCATAGAAAAAACCGTAGATGGATTTGATGCTTATAATATCAGGGTGCGTAATTCCGGAGGCTTTTATCTGCCTAATGGAGCCAGAGTAGGTAAGTTCAATACGGATATCGGCAAGGCTAAATTTACCATCAATGAGAATCCTGATCACCAACTGGCAGCAGATGAGTTTCTGATGATGACCATCCGCAGCCATGACCAGTACAACACCACCATTTACGGTTTGCACGACCGTTACCGGGGTATAGCCTACGATCGCAGGGTAGTATTGATGAATGAGGAAGATATGCTACTGCAGGGGTTGAAAAAAGAAGATAAGGTTAACCTTTTTAGTTATTATGATGGTGTGGAAAGAATAGCTGAGCGTTTTCTGGTAGTGCCTTACAGCATTCCCAAACAATGTGTAGCCACCTACTTTCCTGAAGCCAATACCTTAGTTCCTCATAACCGTATGGCGCGCAAAAGCAATCAGCCAATTTCCAAGTCGGTGGTGATTAGAATAAAGAAGATTGAGTAA
- the fdhD gene encoding formate dehydrogenase accessory sulfurtransferase FdhD: MNSSVQHTRILKIGEAANQQDDLLAVEEPLEIRLSYGPLRERQQSSISVTMRTPGHDFELALGFLFSEGIIRNYEEVISIRYCRGENQQEAEENIVRVELSPDTQVDLQKLQRNFYTTSSCGVCGKASIEALDTLCTPLTNDDFSIEEKVIHQAPAKLRKAQLVFHYTGGLHAAGLFDKDGELLLWREDVGRHNALDKLLGASLSANKIPLKGSFLLLSGRVSFELVQKALMGGISMMAAVGAPSSLAVQLAQQYGITLMGFVRNQQFNIYSGSHRVSIKEKMQAPF; encoded by the coding sequence ATGAACAGCAGTGTACAACATACCAGGATTTTAAAAATAGGTGAAGCGGCGAATCAACAGGACGACCTGCTGGCGGTGGAAGAGCCTCTGGAAATACGCCTGAGCTATGGTCCTCTCAGGGAAAGACAGCAAAGCAGTATCTCTGTAACCATGCGTACTCCCGGTCATGATTTTGAGCTGGCACTGGGTTTCTTGTTTTCCGAAGGAATTATCCGAAATTATGAGGAAGTAATAAGCATCAGATACTGCCGGGGCGAAAACCAGCAGGAAGCAGAAGAGAATATCGTTAGAGTAGAGCTCTCACCCGATACCCAGGTGGATTTGCAGAAGTTGCAAAGAAACTTTTATACGACTTCAAGTTGCGGGGTTTGTGGCAAAGCTTCCATAGAAGCACTGGATACACTTTGTACACCTCTTACAAATGATGATTTTAGTATAGAAGAAAAAGTAATTCATCAGGCTCCGGCAAAGCTTCGTAAAGCGCAACTGGTATTTCACTATACAGGAGGTTTGCATGCCGCTGGTTTATTTGATAAGGATGGAGAACTGCTGTTGTGGCGGGAAGATGTAGGGAGACATAATGCGCTGGATAAACTGCTGGGCGCCTCTCTGTCGGCTAACAAAATCCCTTTGAAGGGTTCTTTTTTACTGCTGAGTGGAAGGGTAAGTTTTGAGCTGGTACAGAAAGCATTGATGGGTGGTATTTCTATGATGGCTGCGGTAGGAGCGCCTTCCAGCCTGGCGGTGCAACTTGCCCAACAGTATGGTATTACCTTAATGGGTTTTGTTCGTAACCAGCAGTTTAACATCTACAGCGGTAGCCACAGAGTTAGTATCAAAGAAAAAATGCAAGCACCTTTTTAA
- the fdhA gene encoding formaldehyde dehydrogenase, glutathione-independent: MADNRGVAYIKPGKVEIQNIDFPKLALGKRKCDHGVILKIVSTNICGSDQHMVRGRTTAPAGLVLGHEITGEVIEAGRDVEFIKKGDIVSVPFNIACGRCRNCKEGKTGICLNVNPARPGAAYGYVDMGGWVGGQAEYVMVPYADFNLLKFPDKDQAMEKIRDLTLLSDIFPTGYHGAVTAGVGPGSTVYVAGAGPVGLACAASCHLLGAAVVIVGDMIPERLAQARSFGCETIDLRKEATLEDQIAQILGVNEVDSAVDCVGFEAKGHGHHAHEEQPATVLNAAMQVTRAGGGIGIPGLYVTGDPGAATEAAKEGNLNIRIGLGWAKSHSFHTGQCPVMRYHRQLMQAILYDKVQIAKAVNVQTITLDEAPKGYQDFDKGAATKFVIDPHGMLV, encoded by the coding sequence ATGGCAGACAACAGAGGAGTAGCTTACATTAAGCCCGGCAAGGTAGAAATCCAGAATATTGACTTTCCTAAACTAGCCCTGGGCAAACGAAAATGTGATCACGGAGTCATTCTAAAAATTGTTTCTACCAATATTTGCGGCAGCGACCAGCACATGGTAAGAGGGCGTACTACGGCCCCGGCAGGTTTGGTACTTGGACACGAGATCACCGGGGAAGTCATTGAAGCAGGAAGGGATGTGGAGTTTATTAAGAAAGGAGATATTGTTTCTGTTCCCTTTAACATTGCCTGTGGCCGATGCAGAAATTGTAAGGAAGGAAAAACAGGCATTTGCCTCAATGTCAATCCCGCAAGACCAGGAGCAGCCTACGGCTATGTAGACATGGGAGGCTGGGTAGGCGGACAGGCAGAATATGTGATGGTGCCTTATGCAGACTTTAACCTCCTCAAATTTCCTGACAAAGATCAGGCGATGGAGAAAATTCGCGATCTCACGCTGCTCTCAGACATATTTCCTACGGGTTATCATGGAGCGGTCACCGCCGGGGTAGGACCTGGCTCTACCGTCTATGTAGCCGGAGCAGGACCGGTAGGGCTGGCCTGCGCTGCTTCATGCCACCTTCTGGGTGCCGCGGTAGTGATTGTAGGAGATATGATTCCCGAACGATTGGCTCAGGCCAGAAGCTTCGGCTGTGAGACTATAGACCTGAGAAAAGAAGCTACGCTGGAAGATCAGATTGCTCAAATCCTAGGGGTCAACGAAGTAGATTCGGCGGTAGATTGCGTGGGCTTTGAGGCCAAAGGGCATGGACATCATGCCCATGAGGAGCAGCCGGCTACTGTACTCAATGCTGCCATGCAGGTAACACGCGCAGGAGGGGGCATAGGCATCCCCGGCTTATATGTTACCGGTGACCCTGGTGCTGCGACAGAAGCGGCCAAAGAAGGTAACCTGAACATCAGGATTGGCTTAGGCTGGGCCAAATCTCACTCTTTCCATACCGGTCAGTGCCCGGTGATGCGCTACCACCGACAGTTGATGCAGGCAATTCTTTATGATAAGGTACAGATCGCGAAAGCAGTGAATGTACAAACCATCACCTTGGATGAAGCTCCCAAAGGATACCAGGATTTTGACAAGGGCGCGGCGACCAAATTTGTCATAGATCCGCATGGTATGTTGGTATAA
- a CDS encoding BNR repeat-containing protein, with protein MPAYQKRITFFLCSLISTLLLLSCNTPATISETVPATRQIDSLYIDDVWSGHPVGFALLTKPPHQFVAYYDSNRVMTVAQRKLGEKSWKKKKLPETIGWDSHNYIEMALDGKGHLHVSGNMHVDSLVYFQASEPYDAASLERKEQLIGNLESRATYPKFFSSAEGDLIFTYRDGGSGNGNQIYNRYNPETQAWSRLLDKPLVDGKGERNAYLHGPVPGPDGYYHLIWVWRETPDAETNHDISYARSKDLVHWEQSDGSPQPLPITLENCEIIDPVPVEQGMINGNTKIGFDQNDQLVVTYHKFGPEGNTQVFNARKEEEGWKIYQATDWDFRWDFGGRGSLNSRISVFPVVAEQGQLTQQYWIDTLGLQKFLLDEETLSTVKALPLDKGYPEDLEEVRSNFPGMRVNLHTDKTDEGDIYTLRWETLTRNRDLPREGALPPPSPLMLYHVSRDENQTF; from the coding sequence ATGCCTGCTTATCAAAAACGCATTACTTTTTTCTTATGCTCTCTTATCTCTACACTTCTGCTGTTATCCTGCAATACACCTGCTACTATCTCTGAAACAGTTCCAGCAACTAGGCAGATTGATTCACTATACATTGATGATGTATGGTCAGGACATCCTGTGGGTTTTGCTTTGCTCACTAAGCCTCCACATCAGTTTGTAGCCTATTATGATAGCAATCGGGTGATGACGGTAGCACAACGTAAGCTGGGAGAAAAGAGCTGGAAGAAGAAAAAGCTACCCGAAACCATTGGCTGGGATTCGCACAATTACATTGAAATGGCTTTGGATGGTAAAGGGCATTTGCATGTATCCGGTAATATGCACGTAGATAGTCTGGTGTATTTTCAGGCCAGCGAACCCTATGATGCAGCCAGCCTTGAACGTAAAGAGCAACTCATTGGAAACCTGGAAAGCCGGGCTACTTATCCTAAGTTCTTTTCTTCAGCGGAAGGTGACCTTATCTTTACTTATCGGGATGGAGGGAGCGGCAATGGGAACCAAATTTACAATCGCTACAATCCGGAAACACAGGCATGGAGTCGCTTGCTGGATAAGCCGCTGGTAGATGGAAAAGGAGAAAGAAATGCTTACCTGCATGGCCCTGTACCTGGTCCGGATGGTTATTATCACCTCATCTGGGTTTGGCGTGAAACGCCCGATGCAGAAACCAATCATGATATTTCTTATGCCAGAAGCAAAGATCTGGTCCATTGGGAGCAAAGCGATGGTTCCCCTCAGCCTCTACCCATTACGCTGGAAAATTGCGAAATCATAGACCCAGTTCCTGTTGAACAGGGCATGATCAATGGCAATACCAAGATTGGTTTTGACCAGAACGATCAATTGGTAGTCACCTATCACAAATTTGGCCCTGAGGGCAACACTCAGGTTTTTAATGCCAGAAAAGAAGAAGAAGGCTGGAAAATCTATCAGGCTACAGACTGGGACTTTCGCTGGGATTTTGGCGGCAGAGGCTCGCTCAACAGCCGCATAAGCGTTTTTCCTGTGGTTGCAGAACAGGGACAGCTTACCCAACAGTATTGGATAGACACATTAGGGCTACAGAAATTCCTGTTGGATGAAGAAACCCTCTCCACAGTAAAAGCTCTACCCTTAGACAAAGGCTATCCTGAAGATTTGGAAGAGGTTCGTTCTAATTTTCCGGGGATGAGAGTTAATCTACATACAGACAAAACCGATGAAGGAGATATCTACACCCTGCGCTGGGAAACGCTAACCCGTAACCGCGATCTCCCTCGTGAAGGAGCATTGCCACCTCCCAGCCCGCTGATGCTGTATCATGTTTCCAGGGACGAAAATCAAACCTTTTAA
- a CDS encoding M42 family metallopeptidase, which yields MDKDSKEFLVKYLNNASPTGFESPGQQIWLDYMKPYFDDYFTDVYGSAVAVINPKAKYKVVIEAHADEISWFVNYITDEGFIYVRRNGGSDHQIAPSKRVNIHTKKGIVKGVFGWPAIHVRDSNKEEAPSLKNIFIDCGCSSKDEVLAKGIHVGSVITFEDEFTELNDRYYVGRALDNRIGGFMIAEVAKRLKKKKKKLPFGLYVVNAVQEEIGLRGAQMIAQRIKPDVAIITDVCHHTASPMYDKIMNGDLKAGQGPVLTYGPAVQNNLLEMIIDVAEKQKIPFQRASASRATGTDTDAFAYSNEGVASALISLPLKYMHTTVEMAHQEDVENVISLMYEFLLQLKDKHDFRYIK from the coding sequence ATGGATAAAGACAGTAAAGAATTTTTAGTGAAGTATCTGAATAATGCATCTCCCACTGGTTTTGAATCTCCCGGTCAGCAAATCTGGCTGGATTATATGAAGCCTTATTTTGACGATTATTTTACCGATGTGTATGGCTCTGCCGTGGCGGTGATCAATCCTAAAGCGAAATATAAGGTGGTCATTGAAGCCCATGCCGATGAGATCAGTTGGTTTGTCAACTATATTACGGACGAAGGTTTTATCTATGTGCGTCGCAATGGAGGTTCCGATCACCAGATTGCACCTTCCAAAAGAGTGAATATTCATACCAAAAAGGGCATTGTAAAAGGTGTGTTTGGCTGGCCTGCTATTCACGTCCGCGACAGCAATAAAGAAGAAGCTCCTTCCCTGAAAAATATCTTTATTGACTGTGGCTGTAGCTCCAAAGATGAGGTGCTGGCAAAGGGAATTCACGTAGGCTCGGTCATCACTTTTGAAGATGAATTTACAGAACTCAACGACCGCTACTATGTAGGAAGGGCACTGGATAACCGTATCGGAGGCTTTATGATTGCCGAAGTAGCCAAGCGTTTGAAAAAGAAGAAGAAAAAACTTCCTTTCGGATTGTATGTGGTCAATGCGGTGCAGGAAGAAATCGGCCTGAGAGGCGCACAGATGATTGCCCAACGTATCAAACCGGATGTGGCCATCATTACCGATGTATGTCATCATACGGCTTCGCCCATGTACGATAAAATTATGAATGGAGACCTGAAAGCCGGTCAGGGACCTGTACTTACTTATGGGCCTGCTGTACAGAATAATCTGCTGGAGATGATCATTGATGTAGCCGAAAAGCAAAAAATCCCTTTCCAACGGGCTTCTGCTTCACGGGCTACCGGTACCGATACCGATGCGTTTGCCTATTCTAATGAAGGTGTAGCCTCAGCCCTGATTTCTCTACCGCTGAAGTATATGCATACTACCGTAGAAATGGCCCATCAGGAAGATGTGGAAAATGTGATCAGCCTTATGTATGAATTTCTGCTACAACTCAAAGACAAGCACGATTTCAGGTATATTAAGTAA